GGGGGGGGGTCTTTGCCTGAGTCCAGAACGGAGCCACGAAGGACTTTGACACCGTCGGACCACCAAAAACCTGAGGCAGAGCCTGCACTTTTGTAGCTAGCCGCACTGTTTCCGCGGCCAAATCCCCCATTCTCTTGTTCCGTCCCGTCGCTCTCCACCAAATTCCCGCCCTTTTCTCCATTCTCTTCCTCCCTCCCACCGCCGAACCATGGACCCGGAGGAGACCATGTCGTAGATGGAGGATCCGAGCTTCACGCTTGCCCGACAGATTAACTTGATGACACGGCAAAATCGCCACGTCAAAGCGAAGACCCACAAAGGAGGAAACGTTCAAGAAGTAGAAGGCCAGCGGTGGGCATGCTAGTGGTGGGCGAGGCAGTGGGCGTGCAGGTCCTGGACGTGGTGGAGTTCAGGGCCCGGGGCGCAGGGCCTCACTGATCGTGCAAACGCCGCCATGGTCCGAGCATTACAAGGCTCCATACTACTACGCCGCCAAGCAGCTGGGGAGGCAGTCCCCGGCATCTAGTGTCATGTCGTTCATCGTCGAAGTCAACGCGGCACTACTGCTTTTCTCCGAGGGGATCCGGCGTGAACTATGGACACTAATTTGAATTTCAAGCGGACATATAGTAGATAGCTCTTTGGATGGCCGGTTCCCATATCCGTGTGCACGGACTGATTCCCCCTTGTCCTAGGACAGATGCGGTGTCCGGTTTGTGGGCCAGTGTTAGAGATGCCCTTACAATTATTGGAGATGTcctattgcaatattttcttGTCCATCGTGCAATATGCATGTGTAACTAATCAATCAATGGTCATTGGCATTAAAAAAACAAATCAATCAATGGTCATAGTATGCCGCTCGCTCGCGGTTTGAGCCTTGGTAACTCGTCAACATCGTGAAAATATCATGTGGTACCAGCCCTTACATGCTCCCATGATACAAACTTTGTATTTTCAAATTTTAactttcaaaaaattctgaaaaaaatcaTGGATGTTCAAGACACTTATGTCAACAGTCCCTAAAAAATTCAGATCCAAATTCGAAATATACACCGAGAACCAAAAAGGACAAATCCATGATGAATAGTGTCAAAAGAAGACAAAAACAAAAATGACACTATTCACATCtgaatttgtcatttttgtttcTCCGTGTGTAATTCGTATTTGGATCTGAATTTTTAGGGGTTGTCGACATAAGTGTATTTGGATCattttttttcataattttcggaacgtttaaatttgaatttttttaagtTGGTAGCATAGGAGCATCGGAGGGTTGGTATCACCTAATACTTTCCCATCTCCGGTACGCTACTGGAAGAATTGAGACACCAAACACTGGTGCATCATGTGCTAGCTTGTGCTAATGCGTGTGTGGAAGAGAGAATGGCTCCAGAAAGTGAATGTACGGGTCGACGGACACCCACAGAAACCCGGCCCCAGTGCATCATTACAAATCAAGGCTGAGGCTGACCTCCACCGTGGAATCTCATTCATTCAGTACTGTTATATTACATAAGTGGCGGAGCGTGCAGCAATTTATTGAGGTGCCAATGGAAACACTTAGAAACGTTAAAGAGGCCGAAAGATTTCGTAGAGGCGAAGGCACCGGgatggtcaccaagaccctccgCCACTGGTTACTAGGACAAATTGACAGTGAAAGAAGAGATAGTCTCTGATCTCCAAGGAATGCAGGCCACGCATGGCACGAGCGAAATTCAGGGATGAATAAACAAACAAATAATCGCTTAAGCAACGGTTCTGCAGTAAATCCAGAAATTATACCTGAGAAAGGGTCTGGATAAAGGGCACCATATGAACTACCTCAGCAGATGCCTTCTCTGATATTGGCAAATGGAAAAAAATTCATGAAGCTGATCAAACTGAAGAATATCTCTAACTAATAAAATAATTATATGAACCTGATCATGTCCACGATGCATGGAACCGTGGACGAACTGCAGCCAAGCTAGCTAGCTCCCCGGATGTCCTATAAATACGCTACAGTTAACCAAGTTGGATGCACCAAGCAGGAGTGTCTTCGGACACAAGTCTTAAAACACCCCTTTGTCACCCCCAACCTATCTACCTATTCCAGAGCTTTCCATCTATTCTAGTCCATATAGCAACCTTCTTTTTTTTTTCGCGGGGATAGTCCATATAGCACCCTGACCAGCTCATGCAATATGACTCTTGTTGGTACGCTGGTTATAATTATCATGGCTACCTTGCTGTTGTATTTTCTCAGAAAAAGCAAAAGAGTGGTATTGTCCCAGAAGGAATGGACACGACGAGGTCTGCTGCCCCCGGGGCCTGCCACACTGCCCATCATTGGGAACATGCACCAGATGGTTTGGAACAAGCCGGCAGTGTTCCGGTGGATCCATCGCCTTCTCAAGGAGATGAACACAGACATCATGTGCCTCCGTCTCGGAGCTACTCATGTCATTGTTGTGACATGCCCAGAGATAGCATGTGAGGTACTACGGAAGAAGGATGAAGTTTTCGCCTCCCGTCCCACCACCTTCGCCTCGGGTACATTCAGCTTCGGGTACAAGGGCTCCGTCTTGTCACCGCATGGAGAGCAGTGGAAAAAGATGAGGCGCGTCCTCACCTCGGAGATCCTCACCTCGTCCATGGAGCAGAAGCTCAACCACCTACGGAAGGAGGAGTACGACCACCTTGTAAGGTACATTAACAACACCGCTTGTCATCGCATGATGCCACATGCAAAAAACATTGTCAACGTGCGCCATGTGGCACAACATTTCTGTTGTAACCTGATAAGAAGGCTTGTGTTCGGTAAAAGATACTTTAGCAACCTACCGGCTTCGTCAACTAATGGGCCTGGATATGAGGACGAGGCACATGCGGCCGCTCTTTTTAAGGCCCTCAACCATGTGTACAGCTTCTGCGTGTCTGACTACATCCCAGCCCTGGTAGGCCTCGACTTGGATGGCCATGAGGAGGTTTCCATGGATGTCATGAGAACACTCAACCGGTTGCATGATCCCATCATATGGGAGCGGATCCATGAAAGGTCATCCACTCTTGAGAAAGGTG
This genomic interval from Triticum urartu cultivar G1812 unplaced genomic scaffold, Tu2.1 TuUngrouped_contig_6943, whole genome shotgun sequence contains the following:
- the LOC125531299 gene encoding tyrosine N-monooxygenase-like produces the protein MTLVGTLVIIIMATLLLYFLRKSKRVVLSQKEWTRRGLLPPGPATLPIIGNMHQMVWNKPAVFRWIHRLLKEMNTDIMCLRLGATHVIVVTCPEIACEVLRKKDEVFASRPTTFASGTFSFGYKGSVLSPHGEQWKKMRRVLTSEILTSSMEQKLNHLRKEEYDHLVRYINNTACHRMMPHAKNIVNVRHVAQHFCCNLIRRLVFGKRYFSNLPASSTNGPGYEDEAHAAALFKALNHVYSFCVSDYIPALVGLDLDGHEEVSMDVMRTLNRLHDPIIWERIHERSSTLEKGGEDKEVRDFLDVLVHLKDAEGQPLLSLQEIRAQTAEMVLAAVDNPSNAVEWALAEMMNRPEIMQKATDELDAVVGKDRLVQESDIPRLNYLKSCIREAFRIHPYHALNLPHVAMVDTTITGYTIPKDSHILLSRLGLGRNPKIWREPIEFRPERHLNTVNVLLTEPGLRFISFSSGRRGCPGISLGTSITMMLFARMLQGFTWTKPAGVKTISLQESNASLALLEPLVLQAQPRLAAYLYK